Proteins encoded within one genomic window of Phototrophicus methaneseepsis:
- a CDS encoding FadR/GntR family transcriptional regulator — MRQIDLGSEFLNYILASGFEPGDTLPTIKDLSSAEHLGISTSKVREQLEVARALGIVEVKSRTGMQLKTFNFAPPVRLAALYAMGQNPDSFEPFNDLRIGIEQSFWHQACYSMTDRSKAIMRDAIVQAQYKLNSHPIRIPFEEHRRFHLAMYTDLDNAFVLGLLEAYWDAYDAVAANHYAEYRYLQEVWRFHQQILDAICTGDFDQAQQHFIDHTRLRRYQPPSESTALHDLDGKEPENE, encoded by the coding sequence ATGAGACAAATCGACCTCGGCTCCGAGTTTTTGAACTATATCCTCGCATCGGGCTTTGAACCAGGTGATACACTGCCTACGATCAAAGACCTTTCCAGCGCAGAACATCTTGGCATTAGCACGAGCAAAGTGCGCGAGCAATTAGAAGTCGCGCGCGCATTGGGCATTGTTGAAGTAAAGTCTCGCACAGGAATGCAGTTGAAGACATTTAACTTCGCCCCACCTGTGCGGTTAGCAGCCCTCTATGCCATGGGCCAGAATCCTGATAGCTTTGAGCCTTTTAATGATCTTCGCATCGGCATTGAGCAGTCCTTCTGGCATCAAGCTTGTTACAGTATGACGGATCGCAGTAAAGCGATCATGAGAGACGCCATCGTACAGGCCCAATATAAGCTTAATTCGCATCCGATCCGCATCCCCTTCGAAGAACATCGGCGCTTTCATCTCGCTATGTATACAGACCTGGATAATGCCTTTGTCCTGGGCCTGCTAGAAGCTTATTGGGATGCCTACGATGCTGTCGCAGCCAACCACTATGCAGAATATCGTTATCTCCAAGAGGTCTGGCGCTTTCATCAGCAAATCCTGGATGCCATCTGCACCGGGGACTTCGACCAAGCACAGCAGCATTTCATCGATCACACTCGCCTGAGGCGCTACCAACCCCCGTCCGAATCCACAGCTTTGCATGATCTGGATGGAAAGGAGCCAGAAAACGAATAG